The following nucleotide sequence is from Tardiphaga alba.
CATCTTGTCCGCGATGGCGCGGCCGACAATCGATGTGCTTCCACCGGGCGCAAAGGGAATGATCAGGGTGATCGGATGAGCAGGAAAGTTCTGCGCGCTCGCGTCACTCGCAGCGAATAATGCCGCCGCCACGCATAGACCTCTCGTCCACGACGACGCCATGACGATCCTCCCGAAATACATTCTTGTGCAGCATCGTTGCGCAAACGCCGATGCCACGCAACGGCCTGAACTACTTCCAGGCGAAGACGGGCTGTTCCAGTTCCGCGACCCGCGTGATGCGTCCGGCAAGAAGTTCGCTGAACTGATAGACCAACGCTGCTGTCGGCGCATGGATCATATGACCGAAATGGCTGTAGCGGATCACGCGCCGCTCGCTCTCGGGAATGCGGATGAAATCAAATGCCTCCGGGCGCAGCAGTTCCGTGAGCGCGATCCGGTGCACCGAGGCCACCTCATCCGGATTGGGCACCAACTGGCGACTATCATCCGCCCACATCACCACGGGCGTGATCAGATATCCGGACCGCGTCGGATAATCATCGAGGATGCCGATCACATCACACGCGCCAAGCCGCAGGCCGAGCTCCTCAGCGAGCTCGCGCAGCGCGGTCTCCACCACCGTCTCGCCGGGGTCACAGCGGCCGCCGGGAAGTGCCCACTGGTTGCTATGCGCGCGCAGACTGGAGGCGCGCAGCGTCAGCAATAGTCCGGTATCCGCCGCATGATCCGCATGGGCAAGC
It contains:
- a CDS encoding NUDIX hydrolase — translated: MMAPFNPGTRAMIEARVAKFDRIDESDAAAHLKRAAVALVLAHADHAADTGLLLTLRASSLRAHSNQWALPGGRCDPGETVVETALRELAEELGLRLGACDVIGILDDYPTRSGYLITPVVMWADDSRQLVPNPDEVASVHRIALTELLRPEAFDFIRIPESERRVIRYSHFGHMIHAPTAALVYQFSELLAGRITRVAELEQPVFAWK